One window of the Alligator mississippiensis isolate rAllMis1 chromosome 5, rAllMis1, whole genome shotgun sequence genome contains the following:
- the LOC102560508 gene encoding LOW QUALITY PROTEIN: flavin-containing monooxygenase 5 (The sequence of the model RefSeq protein was modified relative to this genomic sequence to represent the inferred CDS: inserted 1 base in 1 codon), with the protein MANRKVAIIGAGVSGLLSIKCCLDEGLEPTCFERSSDIGGVWRYAKNPEEGRASIYKSVIINTSKEIMCFSDFPIPEDFPNYMHNFKIMEYFHMYAKHFDLLKYIRFKTNVCSVIKRPDFSTTGQWDVVTETNGKQELAIFDAVLVCSGHHSDAHLPLQSFPGIEKFKGRYFHSRDYKNSQEFLDKKVIVIGIGNSGLDIAVELSYTADQVFLSTRRGAWVQRRILEEGYPTDAAYVTRFVKLLLDIMPFTMMNYFAERKLNKAFNHALYGLQPKHRFFCQHSTINDDLPNRIITGKVQVKSNVSEFTETGAIFEDGTREDNIDVVIFATGYKFSFPFLDCLKVVDNQVSLYKLVFPPHLEKPTLAFIGFVQPLGALMPISELQGRWATRVFKGLNELPSTSDMLAEITQKQEEMAKRYVKSQRHTIQVDYISYLDEIASLAGFKPNLLSLFLMDTKLAMEVFFGPCTPYQYRLXGPGKWAGAREAILTQRKRITKPLKTRNVEDSTNQSLVPHSFNIFLGAGLVAVTLACISLLF; encoded by the exons ATGGCAAACAGGAAGGTTGCAATTATTGGAGCTGGTGTTTCTGGGTTGTTATCCATTAAGTGTTGCTTGGATGAGGGGCTCGAACCTACCTGCTTCGAGAGAAGTAGTGACATCGGAGGGGTCTGGAGATATGCG AAAAATCCTGAAGAGGGCAGGGCCAGTATCTACAAATCAGTCATtatcaacacctccaaggaaatTATGTGCTTCAGTGACTTCCCCATCCCGGAGGATTTTCCCAACTACATGCACAACTTCAAAATCATGGAGTATTTCCACATGTATGCTAAGCACTTCGACCTTCTTAAGTACATCCGCTTCAAG ACCAACGTTTGCTCTGTTATAAAGCGCCCAGATTTCTCTACCACGGGCCAGTGGGACGTTGTTACAGAGACCAATGGGAAGCAGGAGTTGGCCATCTTTGATGCAGTCCTAGTTTGTAGTGGTCACCATTCTGACGCCCATTTACCACTGCAGTCCTTTCCAG GTATTGAGAAGTTCAAAGGTCGCTACTTCCATAGTCGGGATTACAAGAACTCCCAAGAGTTCTTGGACAAGAAAGTGATCGTGATTGGCATTGGGAATTCAGGACTGGACATAGCTGTGGAGCTCAGTTACACGGCAGATCAG GTCTTTCTTAGCACCAGGCGGGGTGCATGGGTACAGAGGCGGATCTTGGAAGAAGGGTACCCCACGGATGCAGCTTATGTCACTCGCTTCGTGAAGCTTCTCTTGGACATTATGCCTTTCACTATGATGAACTACTTTGCAGAGCGGAAACTGAATAAAGCTTTCAACCATGCCCTCTATGGCCTGCAGCCTAAGCACAG GTTTTTCTGCCAGCATTCAACCATCAACGATGATCTGCCAAACCGCATCATCACTGGTAAAGTGCAGGTGAAATCAAATGTGAGCGAGTTCACTGAAACTGGTGCCATCTTTGAGGATGGCACCAGAGAAGACAACATCGATGTGGTTATCTTCGCTACAGGATACAAGTTCTCCTTCCCATTTCTTGACTGCCTCAAAGTGGTTGATAACCAGGTCTCCCTGTACAAGCTTGTCTTTCCACCTCACCTGGAAAAGCCAACGTTGGCTTTCATCGGCTTCGTCCAACCACTGGGGGCCCTCATGCCTATCTCAGAGCTTCAGGGTCGCTGGGCCACACGTGTGTTCAAGG gGTTGAATGAACTGCCTTCTACAAGTGATATGCTGGCTGAAATTacccagaagcaggaagaaatggcAAAACG GTACGTGAAAAGCCAGCGCCACACCATCCAAGTGGATTATATCTCATACTTGGATGAAATTGCCAGCCTGGCAGGGTTCAAACCCAACCTGCTGTCTCTCTTCCTCATGGATACTAAGCTAGCCATGGAGGTTTTCTTTGGCCCATGCACACCATACCAGTACCGCC AGGGGCCCGGAaagtgggctggagccagagaaGCCATCCTGACCCAGAGAAAGCGGATCACCAAGCCCCTGAAAACCAGGAATGTGGAGGATTCTACCAACCAGTCCTTGGTGCCCCATTCCTTTAACATTTTCCTTGGTGCTGGTTTAGTTGCTGTAACTTTAGCTtgtatttctttgcttttttag